The DNA sequence CGCTCAAAAACTGGCAATCCCCCTTCAAGCTCGCCTCGGGCGTCAGGCAGTTCATATTCGTGCATGCCATCAGCTGGTCCAAAAAGTCCCTCAGCGTCTTGGccttgctgttgatgttAACCTTGTTCTCCCACTCAAACTCGGTCCACATGGTCCTGAACTGTGTCTCGCTGCACGTGGCAGGCTGGATGTAGTCCATAATGTCAACGTGCAGGTCATTCAGAATAACGACGTTCGTGTCGGTGGAGTGGGCGCCCTCGTAGACAACATTGCCGAAAATGACACCCGTGTCGGTGGACGAGACCTTGATGGTGCACTGCACGTTGTGGAAGTCGTGGGGGCCGAGGGACTGGCTTGTTGGTCTCTCAACCACCTTGAGGTCACCGAGAGTGGCAAACTCAACCGAGAGGTTCTGGAGCGTGTCGGTTGTCTgattgacgaggaggacgtcAAGAATGATGTCGAATTGGTGCACCTTGACATAGGCTTCCGCGTAGACAGGGTCGGAAAAACCGGTGAGCTGAACCACACGGCTGAGCTTCCCCGACAAATCCTCGCCCGCACCGCTGTCACCGCCAGCGGCGCGCTCAAGGTCAAGCTCAACTGTGTCCTCGCCACCGCCGGTGTTCTTCTTGGAGAGCTGACGGATAGAGACCACATCGTCAACCTGAATGGCCAACTTGGCCTTCTCGTgagcagccttggcctcgcgcttcttctcctcgactTGGACCATGGCGCGGAAGGCCTTGCGGGTGTCTTCGAGGTAGACAGTTTCGAGCTCCTTGTGCTGCTTGAACTCGGCAAGCGAGCGCACACAGCTCATGATGCGGTCAACCGAGTCCTCATCAATGGGAGCCTTGACGAATTGGGATTGACCAACACGGATGACGGAAATCATGATAAGCATAGCCTCTGCCTTGAGGGCATTGGTGCGAGACTCGGCCGAGCCAACTTCCGAGTAGCGCATGACCAACTTTGTGAGAGTCGAGGCAAGGACGCTGGCGAGATAGTAATCGCCATCGAGAATGAGCTGGCGAAGAGGTGGTTTTTGAGAGGCCTTGACAGCTTCGAgcttggcagcagcggcagacTGGCTGGTAAGGGCAGTCTCAGTCGCATATGTGCCATCAGCGTTAACCTTGCGCGAAGTGGCGGCCGGCTTGGGGTGTCCATTGGtctgctcctgttccttgttctcctcctcgctgtGCATGTTATCCAGCAACCGTTGCTCGGAAGCCAAGATGGGGATTTCACCCAAGCTAGCCCTGATGCCTTTCCAGGCATCACGGAtatccttctcctcaagaGAGTACTCGCCAATGATCCACAGAATGCCCCGGTATACCTTGCCGGCACGGACCTCCTTCAGGGTGTCGACTAGCCTGGACACAATGGTTGGGCGCAGCGCTGGGAATTTCTCCACGACCTCCTTGACAAAGTTGATGACATCGACGGCGGAGGCATTGTTGAAGTCGGCAATAAACTCCATCAAAAGCTCCACAACGCTGGCGGCCACCTCGGAGAACTTGACGGCGCACTGGTGAATAGAGTGGATAAGCAGTTGGCGATACTCACTGTTCTTCTCGTATTCTTGGTCGACAGTCTTGGACAGCTCCTTCTTGAGGAGCAggacaacctcctcaacattCTTGCTGGAAACCATCTCCAGCGCAATCTCGAGGGCCTTCTTGCGCACATCAATATCCGGGCTGGAAAGAACGCGCAAAATCTCCATGATCAAGTCGTCCAAGATGCCCTCGTTTCTTTGGCGGAGCTGGTCGACGCGATCCAGCACGATAAGCTTAACATTGTTGTCGGCCTCCTTGATGGCAAGCTCAATGAATTTGCTGGCGGCAGCCTTGACGGCCACAGGGTTGTTGGTAAGGGCCGTCAACGAAGAAGCAGCTTCGTAGACGACGGTGGATGTGTTGGACTCCAGCAGGTCAAAGATCAGGTGCAGATATTTGGTCTTGTTCTGAGAGTTCTGGATGGCGTCCTTCCTGATGAACTCGAGCTCAACCAACTGCAGGAGTTCCTCTGCATTCGGGATGCCATCAAAGACAGAGCTAAGGTACGCCAGCGCCTTGCCGTGGTCGATGCTGGCAAGCGCAGCAAAACCGTTCCTCTTGCATGTGGGATCGCTCTCGCCTTCCAGGAATGTGGCAATGAGGTCTGCGGCATCGGGGATCAGGGAGGGCGAGTGTTGGAAGATGGATGCGACGGCAAAGACGGCGTTCTTTCGTACGTAGGCATGGCGATGTTCGAGGCATGATCGGgctgaggagaggaggggctCGAGAAGCTCTGGTTCGCGAAGTTTGCAGAGGAAACGTAATGTGTTACCGCGGATGTACTCGTTCGGGTGTTGCAAGTCGTTCCGGATACCGTTGCATACTAGAATATACTCCTGCTTCAGCTTGCCTTGGGCATCAAGCTTCGGGCAGATCTCGTAGTAGAAATAGAGGAGCTTCTTTAGAGGCTTCGACTTGGACGGCATGACGAATCGGATGATGTGCATGAGCAATTGCGGCATAGGATCGCCATTGAGCATGATGGTCAAGATGCGCCTCATGGTATCGAGCTTGGACTCATCGGTGCCCTTCTCGAGCTGTGTCTTGAGCTCCTGCAATGTCGGTGTGCCATCGATGGAGTTGTCCTTCACTAACGTATATGCATTTTCGAGAAAGGACATGATGGGCGAACGGGGGCGGCAACGTGCCGTGGAAAACTCGGGAGAGTgttggatgggtggttgTGTTTGCGAGTTAGGGTGGAATTATTGGTGTTGACCCCGTATGGGTAGTAATTATTGCTGAGGGGCGGAAAAGATAGGGGAGTTGTTTCGTGGCTCCTGAGCTCCTGCAGAATAACAGCCCAGTAACAAACAAGTTGTTTGCCTAATACCGGCCTGTGCAAGTAACCCCTGACGCCAAATGCTCGCTCGTAAAGAATTCGTTTGGTGGTTCAGAATGGACCTGCAGAGGCGAGCTGTCGTTGTGTAGGTGGCCGCTGGGGGTGAAATCGGGCAGCGGAGCTTCACCTTTCTCTGGGCGAATGTGGTCACAGTTGGTGAGAGTCGGTCAATATCAACGGCGGTGCCTGTCTTGGGAGATGTGGCATTTGGGGGACTGGGTAGCTGGCCTATCGTAGCTCTCAGCCAGCTGGCGCCAAGCGGCAGCCGGGCAGGGAGTTGCTCAATCACGTGAAGCTGCGACAAGCATTTGGTGGGGTCCCCAATGATGCCCCGCCGATGCTCTTGTGCAAGTCGCGGCTTCGACGGCCACCAGGGTTCCCAATTAAAGATTCCCGCGTTGTCGCTGTCGTCAACTGAATTGTTGGAAAGCAagtcaacacccaccacccaacatgTCTTCCACAAACGAGCCATTCTATATTCGCTACTAGTACGGCAAACAGCATTTATTCAACATTTGGTCCTTTGGCTAACCTGGACATAGCtctggccatcaaggtcgtTTCGGGCACGAATTCTTGGGTACGTCTTGTCGCAATGATGATTTTCCGAACGGGGAAGACTAATATTTTCTATTTCTTAGAATTCGATTTCCGCGTGGTCGGAGATGGTCGCAGTGCCACAGCCCGCTATGCAAACAACTCGAACTACAGGAATGATAGCCTCATTCGCAAAGAAAGTACGGCACATCCCATGACCTAAACCGCAACCCTGGGACGGACCGACTGACGAGATTGGGACGATAGTGTTTGTGAGCTCACTAGTTGTCGATGAGATCAAGCGCATTGTCAAGTCGAGCGAAATTATGAAGTACGCAAACCAAGGCTGGAAGCCTTGCATAAACCAGAGGCTGACAGTTACCTAGGGAAGATGACGGAAAGTGGCCtaccaagaacaaggacggAAGGCAAGAGCTGGAGATTCGGCTTGGAAACGATCACATTTCCTTCGAGGTATGAAGTACCCCATTAGCAGTTTTGATGCCCAGCTAACGGTCCCCCAGACCGCCAAAATTGGCTCGATCAACGACGTAACGGATTCTGCCGACCCAGAAGGCTTGCGAGTATTTTACTACCTCGTGCAAGATCTCAAGGCCCTCGTCTTCAGTCTCATCGCCCTTCACTTCAAGATTAAACCAATCTGATTTACCTACCGCCTGGTATTCGATGAACCTGGGGACGGAGATGGGACACGATGGCCAATTCGAGAGTTGTGCCTCTTGACAGGAAAACAGGGCAGCCCACAGGGTTGACTCCCCTACCAAGCCTGGAATATGGATTTGAGAAAAATGGGTTACGGAGATATAAGGTTGTCTTGCATCTTCAAAAGTAGAGATGTCTGGGAGCTGTCAATGAGGCCGGAGTTGGGTGCGAGCCAATCATGAATTCTTACCGGATGGAGGCTGGAGCTGGGAGATACCCCAATGAATAGTAGAACGCTTACGACTGGCTGTTTGTCCCTTATAAATATTCAGCTCAGCAGCTAATGCTGAAGGCGAATGAAAGAAACCCAATCATTCGTGAACAGCTGTGGTGAAATGCGGGTGTGAGCTCAGTCACCGCCACATTCGGTGGTGTCGACGTCCAGATTCGGATGCTGGCAGACCCTGTACAGACAGGTCTGTCAGACCTACAGATGTCAATAGGATGCACGATCTAGGGTCCGggtggggagaggatgtgTCACAGCCATCCATGTCTTGGATACTTTGCCAACATCGTCTATAAAAGTAGACATACTGGAGCTGGTTGCTCAGCTGCGGGAAGTTTTGAAGGTCTCAGAAGACGATGACAATGGAACTGGGTTTGCCCTTTGACAAGTAAAAACCGGGGCCACCCTGCCAAGCCAGCCTCCCGCGACGCTCTGCAAGTGAGGTGTGGACAATTCCCTTGAAGACGTCTGTCTAACGTCTAACCACCGGGAATTCCATCCGttccctacctacctttccCAAGGTACCTGTTCCTAGGTCTATCAAGCCCTTGCCTCTCCCATCAGCATCCATCAGTGTTCTCGAATCCTGTTCCCGAACTCTTCCCATCTAGCCCCTCCAAATTCTCAAGGTCTCAACCACAGCGCCCACTCCTTGGCTTGACCCCACGGAATCACAGCACCGCGCGCCCGTGCCCTTCCCCGCGAAAGCAGCTCCGTGGCACTGAATTGAAGCTCCACCACTCCGCGATCCGCCCACGAGACCATCGGCAACTGTCATCCGTCGCCGCTTCAACCCGTTCGTTCACGCCCAACGACCACGGACGGCCCCCGGCCGTTTTGTTCATCGCTCCCGTCGCCGCGACAATCGCAAACTCTCTCTGGCAGTGTGCCAACACACAGCGCCGCTGGCTGGTGCATCCAGCAAATCCAGAATCTAGATTCTTGGCCTGCCTTTGCCCTGTTGGGCTAGTGCCTAGCCAAGGgtccctttccctcccacGCTCGCGCGCCTATCTCCACAACCACAGTGTCCCCCCCGGTTGCGCATCGGCCATCAGTACAACATCTCAACCACCCCGTCGCCGATACCGTTCCTCTGTCTTTTAAACTCACGTAGCTGACAAGAACATGCCCACGCCCTCGTCGAGCGCGCCCGAACCCCAGTCGCCTCgttctttctccttctcatcatGTCCTGATCCTGAGGAGCTGCTGTCTAACATGCCGTCCACATCCCACTCCCAACTGCCCCCAGCTCTGTCTCCGCAGTCGCCCGAGTCACCACAATCGCCCTCGAGCTGGCATCCCCGCCCCCCGGTTGCCTACGAAACAGATGTCAACATGACGAACGAACCTATTGCGGCGCAGTCTCCGCGATCAGCCACCATGTCACCGCAGCCTCTGTCGGAGAGACCCCTTCCGGAACCAGAGTTCGAAGTCGAAGGGACGGTGCCCGTGCCAGATCAGCCAGATGAATCACAGAAGCAACCTGaccaggatgaggagatggttAGCCCTGAGAATGAtgccagtggtggtggcaatACTGGCGAAGGAGCGGTCGCAAGACCACCAAACACAACAATGGGGGAATCATCGAGtaggaggaggtcaagatgtGAAAAACAATCTCCGGTTGTCGGGGAGCTTTACGAGGTGGATATCTGGGGGCCAGTAGGGAACGGCCCTCGATGGGTTGAGGACAGAGGGCTAGTGGGACTGGGGCACGAGTTCTCTCTCATGAGGTCCATACCAACCACGCCTTCGTCCTTCTTGCGGCCGGGAAGCAAGTTTGAGGGGTCTCAGGAATCGGAGCGACAACGGTACGATGTAGAGGTGGAAATCAAATACGTCGACATGCGCGAGTCGTTTTTGTGTGGTTATCTGAAGATTCAGGGTATGACAAGCTTTCCTTTCAAGAGACCACGGAGTGGGCCGCTAATACGGGTTCTACAGGTTTGACCGATGACCACCCAACACTTACGACCTATTTTGAAGGCGAGATTATCGGCCCCAAGTACGGCTTCATCACACAACACCCAACATGGGGCGCAACAGACAAGATTGATCTCTCCCATTGGGGAAAGTTTGCGCCTTTCCGTCCCTATGCTAAGCAAGCGCGTAAGGGCGGTCAGATCCTGGTCAAGGACATGGCCCAGCGGGAGAACATCTTCATGCGGTGGAAAGAGCACTTTCTTGTGCCCGACCACCGGGTGAGGACGATCAACGGGGCCAGTTTTGAGGGGTTCTATTACATTTGCTTTAATcaggtgaagggggaggtgagcgGGATCTACTTTCACAGCAAGAGTGAAAAGTGAGTTGCTCTAGACCAGACTGATACTTGTGATTCTGTCATATGCTGACACACACTATTCAGGTTTCAACGGCTAGAGCTGAGACATGTACCCAACAAGGGGTGTTATGGCGCCGTGGAGTTCAGATGACGAAGTCATGATTTTGGAAGCAGGGGACACACAACTGTAAAATACCTATGGGCGGCGTCACTTTTTGCGACACACACAAAACTGATACCAACATCAAAGGGATGATTGATTTTTTCACGAATTCAAGCAGGGAGGTTTCACGAGTGGGCGAGGTGAGGGGGCACAGCGTTGCCTGTTTGCATTGGTCGAATGAGTTTGGCTTTGTATCCTCTATTTGGTTGTCTTTTACTTTGCATCTTTTTTGATGGGGGCAAGGAggcaggagggaggggtgggaacGAATATTACACCTACTACTAGCACATCTATATTGACAGAAGGCGACACATACACATGAAGGGCAGAACGACAGACACTTTGCAAGCGAGAGCATGGCCACTCCcaagagggtgatgatgataggcGGGGGGACAGGCCGAGGACACACAAGCACATATATAGCCAGGAATCTTTGCGCTCTATTATTTCTTCCCTCTTGAGCAGTTTTTCATTGTACATGCTTTAATTTTTTTTAATGTTTTTAATTTCTTACAAAATGGGTATCTTTGATAAAGTCTTGTTTTTGACCTgagaagaaaacaagagaCGAGAGATCACTCATTTTATCCATTTCATAACTTGTGTCATTTAATTTGGGGTGGTGTCTCTGTTGCTGGTGCAGCAGGTGTTGATGTTCCAGTTGTTGCGGGGGATGTTTGGAACCCTTCAAAGTAGGCTTTTCGGAAGGGGTTGAGCTCGTCGGCTGTTTTGCCGACTAGTTTGCGCTCCTCGCGGGCTTTGACGGCTGCTGAGTCGACGTCTTTGTCGGGGATGCGGCGGTAGCAGATTAGACGGCGGGACCCTGGGGGGGGGTTAGCATTGGTAGGTTAATGAGGGGGAAAGACATACATTTGTTGAACACTTGGGTAGAAACTGAGAGTGTTTCCAGGTAAGGATGACTCGGCACAGGCATCTCCTGTTCTTCGTCGTTCGCAGTCGGCATCCAGAATGCCACTCTGCCATTGTCGACAAGCGTTTGAGCCGCAAATTGGAGGATGTCATCCAGCATCGCCAAAAACCCATATGGTTTCCTCGGCGGGATGAAATCCGCTTGTCTGTTCGTTCCCTCGTCAgccttttccccttttttACCACCCCATCGTGCGCAGAATGAACGTACTTGtacatctccctccccttcctctccacccaagGCGTCTTCTCCGgatccctcacccccaacaccatcaggccctccctcaccccatAAGGCGGATCACACACAatcccatcaaacacccttcccctcaccccatccccatcactcccTAGTTCTTGTTTCCTAATCGGACTATTCGTCAAATCAGCCGTGAAcgtcccccccaacctccccaaaagcCCATACTGCTCAAAATTCCCCCTTAGCGTCTtttcccccccatcacccctgATACTCCTCCCATCAATATCACTCCCCAACGCCACCGCCCCAAACTCGGCAACCGCGATAGGAAACGACCCCGTCCCACAAAACGGATCATAAAATAACTTCCCCGGCCCGGCAAGCGCAATATTGGCTGTGATGAGGGCTAATTCGGCGTCCATGCTTGTGGTGGAGATATACCTCCTCTTTTTCAAATCCAGTTTCTTTGGTAGGTCACGGAGGGAGGAGCCGAGGTAGCGGGTGAAGTACAAGTGGTTAGGCTCTGGTATTCCCAAAGGGGTGGAGTTGAAGGGCCAGAGTTCGTGGAGGGTGAATTCTTGGTCGGGGTGGCGCATTTTGATTGGGCCCATGAAGCCGAGGtaggagaaggagttgatAATGGAGACTTTTTGATCCGAGGTGCGGGAGCCTTGGTAGGAGTCGAGGGTGAATttgaaggagcaggagagatAGGAGGGccagaggggggaggtggtggatttcACGGCGGCGTGGACCGAGGCGAGGTCGGGGCCGTGGCCCCAGAGCTCGTGGATGGACATTGCGAGGATGGAGCGGCGGATTAGACggcgggcgagggtggttgtggtgatgggaggggaggaaaggggaaggcggATTATGCAGAAGGGGGACTGGGAGGGAGCGGTTAGTAGgggtttttgagggggggCAAGGTTAGGCTTACGTCTAGGCTGTAGGATACGACTTCCATGTCGATCCCTTCGAGAACGGCTAGGGCTTGCAGCTCAGGGAGACGGAAGGTCTCGTGAGACTGGGAGAAACGGATGAGATATTCCATTTTTTCGAGTGTGTGAGGGGTCGACAGGGAGTTTTGATCTTTGAGGAATTCCTCTTCTATATGGTGTAACAAGATAAGTTATCTTATGGCAGATGCATATTTCGACCAACAGAATATGCTGAATTTGGCGTATAAATGTTTTCACTCTAAAAGTCAAATGCAAACAGTTTTGACTCACTTGAAGTTTTACACTCCAAGTTTGAAGAGGACCCGAAGAAGTGGTCTTGGGCTGGTCTGGAAACACACCGGGGTGCATCTAGCTTGCACACTCCACCAATGTCAATAGCTAGGCCCAATCAGCGTATGTAATGCATGGACTAAAACCACCCCTCGTGCAGGCGTACCCATTCTCAAGATTTTGCCTAGGGCAGTTTCAACGCAACGACGGTCCAGCACCGTCTCGCAGGCAGATATCCGAATCCATCACAGCACATCCAAACATTCAGCATCGAGGAGTCAGGTCAAAACAACCGCCCACGATGCTTTCTTTTCAGCAGCCAGCCTTCTACCAATCCTCAAAATGTTTCGTCACACACGGAGTCATGGGCCATGTAGACCCTAAACAGCCCCCATCTAAAGGCAAGCCGTGGACTGCCTTTGCAGCTCAGGATTTTGTCTACACAGTACGCAATCTACCTCATCACCCCACACAAAAGTCACCATGCTGACCAATTGACAAGGCCGATCTCATCTTGCCCCAGGAAGTTTTTGAGGTAGTCCAAGAAGAATTAGTGAAGCATGACGCTGCTCCCCAGTACAAGCGGATTGTCATGTCGCTGCACGATATTCTATCTGGGGATTTTTACAGCAGTTACATCAAGCAAGGAAATATTTTGATGCTCTctgagggaagaagagggattGACAATGTTTTTGCTTTGAAGAGTGGTACGCATTGATAGAGGCCGGGTAGAGGTTGACAATTGACTAACAGTATGTAGGGCACTTGACAATGTTCCTCGACAAGGAGGCATATGAGCGAGCCGGCTTGGTGGGGAAGCCGCATGGCGTGAAAGGAAATCGTGGGATTAAGCCTCGTTGGAGTCAGTCATATCTAGCATACGCATTCTTTGACTATTGCTAACAATCCTTTGTAGTTGTCGAGATCGACCTCAACAGCTCATCCATGGtcaagggaaagaagggcTACGACAGACTGATCTATGCTAGCAAAAATGCCTTCAGTGGGGCTATGACTTGGCTTTTCTACAATATGACTTCCACAGGTGAGTTCTCTCAATTTTCCCATGACATTCTTCTGCTAATTTAGATTTGCAGTGCCTGACCCAGACCCATTggccaccctctccccaaccagcTGCACGTCtaacccatccatcacacAAGACATCGATGCTCTCGTACCGATCCTTATTCCATCAACAGGCACATCTGAGCAAATCGCCAGAGATGAGCTCGAGGACTTCTCATCCGAACTGTATGAATGGCTTGCTCTGGTCAGACTACAGAGTCCTCGCATCCTACAAGGTGACAGCATCGACCCGTACCTGTCATTATACCGCATCCCAAATGGGAGTAATCCAGCCAAAATCTGCAAGCTCAGTTGGCGAGGATTTTTCTCCCCATCATGGACCCGTCAGACCTTGATCGGCCTCTTCAcagtcctcccctccaagaCGTGGTTCTCTTTCAGTACAACCACCTTTTCAAAAGGCCTTGCCGGTGACAACACTGAGTGTACCTTTCTCCGACCGCCAAATCGGCCGGGGGAGTATCTCATGTGGGAAGTCAGGAGTCATGAGTGACAATAAATCTCGGGTATCAATTAGTCCTGTCTCGGGCGGACACTTCTCTCCTCAGCCaggccctctccaccaatggcttcctcaacaagCTGGCGCAAAGCTGCTTGGCCCTCAGGTGTGTGGATATCGTCTCTGGCGGCCAGCTCCTCTATCCTTCTCCTGAACTCAGggtctggttgttgttcgCCCGCCTCGGCCTCATCCATTGTACCAACAGTAACCCTCAACCCTTGGGGCGCAGGCGGCAATTCTGTGCCATTAGCTACCCCGTTGGCGCCCTCTAAACCAGCGAGATACTCGGCAACCTCTGGGaattcttcttcagcctcgaTCTTTTCTCTGGCGGTTTGGCCTTCGTCGTTTGTGATCTTGGTGTCGAGCTTCAGCTCTTCGACTAGGATGCGAGCTGCTTCCACTGTCTCAACCACAAACAAGGCTGTTTCACCATCTTCGTCTTTGATATCGACTGGGACCTTGAATTCGTTGATCAAGCTCCGGAGGAGGTCGAAATGGTTGTAGCTGGTGGCAGCGTGTACGAGAGAGTATCCGTGCTCGTCCTGGCTCACGGCAATGGAGGGGTTCTCgcggaggagctcaaggagggcCTGCGGgttgtcggcggcgaggaggtaGGGGTTAGGGGACATGGTGGGCGTTAGTGAGTGGCAGTCAAGAAAATGGACAGATGGTTCTGGGTTGTTCGTATCGTATAGGGTAGGATGTCGCTGGGAGTGTTCTTTTGGTTCGTGATCAAGG is a window from the Podospora pseudocomata strain CBS 415.72m chromosome 6, whole genome shotgun sequence genome containing:
- the SEC26 gene encoding coatomer subunit beta (COG:U; BUSCO:EOG09260GKG; EggNog:ENOG503NU7Q), encoding MSFLENAYTLVKDNSIDGTPTLQELKTQLEKGTDESKLDTMRRILTIMLNGDPMPQLLMHIIRFVMPSKSKPLKKLLYFYYEICPKLDAQGKLKQEYILVCNGIRNDLQHPNEYIRGNTLRFLCKLREPELLEPLLSSARSCLEHRHAYVRKNAVFAVASIFQHSPSLIPDAADLIATFLEGESDPTCKRNGFAALASIDHGKALAYLSSVFDGIPNAEELLQLVELEFIRKDAIQNSQNKTKYLHLIFDLLESNTSTVVYEAASSLTALTNNPVAVKAAASKFIELAIKEADNNVKLIVLDRVDQLRQRNEGILDDLIMEILRVLSSPDIDVRKKALEIALEMVSSKNVEEVVLLLKKELSKTVDQEYEKNSEYRQLLIHSIHQCAVKFSEVAASVVELLMEFIADFNNASAVDVINFVKEVVEKFPALRPTIVSRLVDTLKEVRAGKVYRGILWIIGEYSLEEKDIRDAWKGIRASLGEIPILASEQRLLDNMHSEEENKEQEQTNGHPKPAATSRKVNADGTYATETALTSQSAAAAKLEAVKASQKPPLRQLILDGDYYLASVLASTLTKLVMRYSEVGSAESRTNALKAEAMLIMISVIRVGQSQFVKAPIDEDSVDRIMSCVRSLAEFKQHKELETVYLEDTRKAFRAMVQVEEKKREAKAAHEKAKLAIQVDDVVSIRQLSKKNTGGGEDTVELDLERAAGGDSGAGEDLSGKLSRVVQLTGFSDPVYAEAYVKVHQFDIILDVLLVNQTTDTLQNLSVEFATLGDLKVVERPTSQSLGPHDFHNVQCTIKVSSTDTGVIFGNVVYEGAHSTDTNVVILNDLHVDIMDYIQPATCSETQFRTMWTEFEWENKVNINSKAKTLRDFLDQLMACTNMNCLTPEASLKGDCQFLSANLYARSVFGEDALANLSIEKEGEDGPITGFLRIRSRSQGLALSLGSLKGLNKIGSAA
- the MNH1 gene encoding Protein mago nashi (EggNog:ENOG503P00Z; COG:A), giving the protein MSSTNEPFYIRYYSGHQGRFGHEFLEFDFRVVGDGRSATARYANNSNYRNDSLIRKEMFVSSLVVDEIKRIVKSSEIMKEDDGKWPTKNKDGRQELEIRLGNDHISFETAKIGSINDVTDSADPEGLRVFYYLVQDLKALVFSLIALHFKIKPI
- a CDS encoding hypothetical protein (COG:U; EggNog:ENOG503NV7N; BUSCO:EOG092648U2) translates to MPTPSSSAPEPQSPRSFSFSSCPDPEELLSNMPSTSHSQLPPALSPQSPESPQSPSSWHPRPPVAYETDVNMTNEPIAAQSPRSATMSPQPLSERPLPEPEFEVEGTVPVPDQPDESQKQPDQDEEMVSPENDASGGGNTGEGAVARPPNTTMGESSSRRRSRCEKQSPVVGELYEVDIWGPVGNGPRWVEDRGLVGLGHEFSLMRSIPTTPSSFLRPGSKFEGSQESERQRYDVEVEIKYVDMRESFLCGYLKIQGLTDDHPTLTTYFEGEIIGPKYGFITQHPTWGATDKIDLSHWGKFAPFRPYAKQARKGGQILVKDMAQRENIFMRWKEHFLVPDHRVRTINGASFEGFYYICFNQVKGEVSGIYFHSKSEKFQRLELRHVPNKGCYGAVEFR
- a CDS encoding hypothetical protein (EggNog:ENOG503NW55; COG:L; BUSCO:EOG09262GNE) — protein: MEYLIRFSQSHETFRLPELQALAVLEGIDMEVVSYSLDSPFCIIRLPLSSPPITTTTLARRLIRRSILAMSIHELWGHGPDLASVHAAVKSTTSPLWPSYLSCSFKFTLDSYQGSRTSDQKVSIINSFSYLGFMGPIKMRHPDQEFTLHELWPFNSTPLGIPEPNHLYFTRYLGSSLRDLPKKLDLKKRRYISTTSMDAELALITANIALAGPGKLFYDPFCGTGSFPIAVAEFGAVALGSDIDGRSIRGDGGEKTLRGNFEQYGLLGRLGGTFTADLTNSPIRKQELGSDGDGVRGRVFDGIVCDPPYGVREGLMVLGVRDPEKTPWVERKGREMYKQADFIPPRKPYGFLAMLDDILQFAAQTLVDNGRVAFWMPTANDEEQEMPVPSHPYLETLSVSTQVFNKWSRRLICYRRIPDKDVDSAAVKAREERKLVGKTADELNPFRKAYFEGFQTSPATTGTSTPAAPATETPPQIK
- a CDS encoding hypothetical protein (COG:S; EggNog:ENOG503Q6XX), which encodes MLSFQQPAFYQSSKCFVTHGVMGHVDPKQPPSKGKPWTAFAAQDFVYTADLILPQEVFEVVQEELVKHDAAPQYKRIVMSLHDILSGDFYSSYIKQGNILMLSEGRRGIDNVFALKSGHLTMFLDKEAYERAGLVGKPHGVKGNRGIKPRWIVEIDLNSSSMVKGKKGYDRLIYASKNAFSGAMTWLFYNMTSTVPDPDPLATLSPTSCTSNPSITQDIDALVPILIPSTGTSEQIARDELEDFSSELYEWLALVRLQSPRILQGDSIDPYLSLYRIPNGSNPAKICKLSWRGFFSPSWTRQTLIGLFTVLPSKTWFSFSTTTFSKGLAGDNTECTFLRPPNRPGEYLMWEVRSHE
- a CDS encoding hypothetical protein (BUSCO:EOG09265313; EggNog:ENOG503Q39P; COG:S), producing MSPNPYLLAADNPQALLELLRENPSIAVSQDEHGYSLVHAATSYNHFDLLRSLINEFKVPVDIKDEDGETALFVVETVEAARILVEELKLDTKITNDEGQTAREKIEAEEEFPEVAEYLAGLEGANGVANGTELPPAPQGLRVTVGTMDEAEAGEQQPDPEFRRRIEELAARDDIHTPEGQAALRQLVEEAIGGEGLAEERSVRPRQD